In Syngnathus acus chromosome 5, fSynAcu1.2, whole genome shotgun sequence, a genomic segment contains:
- the rad18 gene encoding E3 ubiquitin-protein ligase RAD18: protein MAFQTENNLPPCVVALKNVDALLRCPICFDFLNTSMMTKCSHNFCSLCIRKFFSHKLHCPVCNTQATEQDLRNNRLLDELVVNFQAGRQQLSQSYFDSPPISRTYPASVKCISPTDKGQKSNSSVVSHFFQKRPRKTPVKVVQTGRTGCADDADLCSTNVKEEPVDVREGAQQEDTKLYDNNTEEEIAHSSSSPPTDVKPVMKVECPVCSVSVSQPFINKHLDMCLASGEKKGSLRSSLGKTKRPMAKLVYNLLSMQELKRRLKECHLSVKGSRDQLIKRHKEFVHIYNAQRDSLNPKSVEEIVKEVEATERIKAQLRDKAKPIMVISKNHSEEEIEEVHSTYRKQHSRDFSRLVAQVRGRLDTTRQTRIKEAAGGEDAEQSPSAAEAAKSRDSLDIKNEEKEEEIELFPRDIFLSNSSTYSDVSVSSSLSDICAPEPSINDVTKLTSVKKRTSRSRENMDASLTALEKRRRKT, encoded by the exons AACGTTGACGCCCTACTCCGATGTcctatttgttttgattttctcaACACTTCAATGATGACCAAATGCTCTCACAATT TTTGCTCCTTGTGCATCCGCAAATTCTTTTCTCATAAGCTTCACTGTCCAGTTTGCAATACG CAAGCAACGGAACAAGATCTACGAAACAACCGTTTACTGGATGAATTGGTTGTAAACTTTCAAGCTGGAAG ACAGCAATTGTCACAAAGTTATTTTGACTCTCCACCAATATCCCGGACGTACCCCGCATCAGTCAAATGCATATCACCCACAGACAAAGGCCAGAAGTCCAACAGTTCTGTTGTGAGTCACTTTTTCCAGAAGAGACCCAGAAAGACTCCTGTCAAAGTTGTCCAGACTGGACGGACAGGCTGTGCGGACGACGCCGACCTTTGCTCGACCAATGTAAAGGAAGAACCCGTTGATGTGAGGGAAGGCGCACAGCAGGAGGACACAAAATTGTACGACAACAACACAGAGGAAGAGATAGCGCATTCATCCTCATCACCACCAACAGATGTGAAGCCCGTAATGAAAG tGGAGTGCCCTGTGTGCTCTGTAAGTGTGTCCCAGCCGTTCATCAACAAACATCTGGACATGTGTCTCGCAAGCGGAGAGAAGAAGGGAAGCTTAAGGAG CTCGCTTGGCAAGACGAAGCGCCCGATGGCAAAGCTGGTGTACAACCTGCTTAGCATGCAAGAGTTGAAGCGGAGGCTCAAGGAATGCCACCTATCTGTCAAAGGCTCCCGAGATCAGCTGATCAAAAGGCACAAGGAGTTTGTGCATATTTACAATGCGCAGCGTGACTCGCTCAACCCTAAATCAG TTGAAGAAATAGTTAAAGAGGTGGAAGCCACGGAGAGAATCAAAGCTCAGCTACGTGATAAGGCCAAACCT ATTATGGTTATCTCAAAGAATCACTCTGAGGAGGAAATTGAGGAAGTTCACTCAACATATA GGAAGCAGCACAGCAGAGACTTCTCTCGGCTCGTTGCTCAGGTTCGTGGTCGCCTGGATACAACCAGGCAGACTCGGATAAAGGAGGCGGCGGGAGGTGAGGATGCGGAGCAATCGCCTTCGGCAG CTGAAGCTGCAAAATCAAGGGATTCCTTGGATATCAAAAAtgaggagaaagaggaagaaatTGAGCTTTTTCCCagagacatttttctttcaaacagcTCCACGTACAGTGACGTGTCAGTGAGCAG TTCACTTTCAGACATCTGTGCACCAGAACCTTCCATAAACGA TGTCACAAAGTTGACGTCTGTCAAAAAGCGGACGTCTCGCTCCCGGGAAAACATGGATGCTTCATTGACCGCTTTGGAGAAACGGCGCCGTAAAACGTGA